A window of Aquipuribacter hungaricus genomic DNA:
CCCGGCCGTAGGAGCGGGCGGCGTCGACGTAGCGGACGCCGACCTCCACCGCCGCGTCGAGCACCGCCCAGGTCTGCTCCCTCAGCCGGTCCACCGAGCGGTGCCCGCCGAGGTCGCGGTCCCGCCCCGCCGTGATGTAGGCGGGACGGGCCACGGCCGCCAGGCCGATGCCCAGGCGCGCCGCCCCGGTCGGGCCGTCCGCCCCGGTGCTCAGATGCTTCGCCACGCCCGCGAGCGGTAGGCCTTGTCCTTGCCCAGGACGCGCTCCGCGGCCAGCCGGCCCGAGACCAGGACCATGGGCACCCCGACGCCGGGCTGCGTGCCCGAGCCGGTGAACACGACGTTCTCGCCCCACAGGTTGCCGGGGCGGAACGGGCCGGTCTGGGAGAACGTGTGGGCGCTGGCGAACGGGGCGCCGGCCTGCATGCCGCGCTGCTCCCACTCCAGCGGCGTCGTCACGTCCTCGACCTCGATGGCGTCGCCGAAGCCCTCGTAGCCGCGCGACTCCAGCTGGGAGATGACGTGCTCGCGGTAGCGGGGCGCGGACTCCGCCCAGTCGATGCCGGCGGTCATGTTCGGGGTCGGGAACAGGACGTAGTAGATCTCCTTGCCGGCCGGCGCCAGCGAGGGGTCCGACGCGGTGGGCCGCGAGACGAGGATGCTCGGGTCGCTCATCAGCCGGCCGTGGGTGAGGTCGTCGAAGACGCCCTTCCACTGCTCGCCGAAGTGGATGTTGTGGTGCGCGGTGAAGTCGTAGCTGCGGTTCGAGCCGGCGAGCATGAGGTAGCAGCTGGGGGAGTACGTCAGCTGCTTGGAGCGCCAGTGCGACTTGCCGAGCAGGTCGCGGTGGGCCACGGGCAGGTCGGGGTTGAGGACGAACGTGTCGCCCGCGATGCGCTCCCCGGTGCTCGTGATGACCGCGGTGGCCCGGCCGCCGGTGTGCTCGACCTTGGTCACCGTCGTGCCGTAGCGGATGTCGACGCCGTGCTTCTCGGCGGCGGCCGCCATGGCCTGCGGGATGGCGTTCATCCCGCCCTTGGCGGCGAACACCCCCGCCACGGAGTCCATGTAGGCGATGACCGCGTAGATGGCCAGGGCGTCGTAGGGGCTGACGCCGGCGTAGAGCGCCTGGAAGGAGTACACGCGCTGGGTGCGGGGGTCCTTGAGGAACTGCTCGACCTTGGGGGCCAGCTTGCCGAAGCCGCCGATCGCCGCGAGCCGGGCGAGGTTGGGCGTCAGCAGGTCCAGCGGGGTGTCGATGTTGCGGTCGATGAAGTCCCGCATCTCGTACCGGTAGAGCTTGGCGACGAAGTCGACGTAGCGGCGGTAGCCGGCAGCCTCGTCCGGGCCGATGACCCGGCCGATCTCCTCGCACATCGCCTCGGTGTCGGCGTGGACGTCGAGGTGGCTGCCGTCGGCGTAGAACGCGCGGTACAGCGGCGACACCGGCTCCAGGTCCAGCCAGTCGTGCATGTCCTCGCCGAGCGCGTCGAAGCAGTCGGCGATGAGGTCCGGCATCGTGAGGACGGTCGGGCCGTTGTCGAAGCGGTACTGCCCGCTGCCGTCCGGCGCGTCCTTGACCACGAGGCCGGCCCGCCCGCCCGCGATGTCCTCCCGCTCGAGCAGCGTGACCTTGCGGCCGGCCCCGGCGATCCGCATCGCGGCGGACAGGCCGGCGAGCCCGGCCCCGACGACGACGACGTGGTCGGTGGGGCCGTGCACGGTGCGGACCCGGCCGGGCAGCCAGCCGGCGAGCCGGGCGGGGGTGAGGACGGCGCTCATGAGGGTGCTCCGGTCGGTAGGAGTTCCGTGGTCGGTGCTGGTCGCCGGTGCGCGGACCGGTCGTCGTGCTGGTGCCGCGCGGGCGGCGCCGGTGGATGCGGGGCCCGGTGTGGGCTGGGTCTCACCGCTGGTGCTGCTGGTGCTGGTGCCGCTGGAGCGGTGCTGCCGGTGGCACGCGGCGGCTACGTGCTGCGGGCCGTCGCGGCGACGACGAGCCCCTCCAGGACGGTGCGGGCGTCGTCGGCTACGTCGGCGCGGGCCAGGGCCGCGGTGGCCGCCTCGACGTCGCGGGCGATGAGCGCCTCGACCCGGTCGGCCGCGCCGGTGTCGAGGAGGATCTCGCGCAGCGTGGCGACGCCCTCGGTGCCCAGGCCGGGGTCGCCGAGGAGCCGGCGCACCTGCGAGGCCTGCGCGGGCGTGGCGCGCTCCATGGCCAGGGCGACGAGCACGGTGCGCTTGCCCTCGCGCAGGTCGTCCCCGGCGGGCTTCCCGGTCTCCGACGGGTCGCCGAAGACGCCGAGCAGGTCGTCGCGCAGCTGGAACGCCTCGCCGAGCGGCAGGCCGTAGCCGGAGTAGGCGGCGAGCAGGGAGTCCGGCGCCCCGGCCAGGGTCCCGCCGAGCAGCAGCGGGTGCTCGATCGTATATTTGGCGCTCTTGTAGCGGATGACGGTGCGGGCGGACTCGACCGGGTCGTCGTCGGTGGTGCCCATCGTCGCCTGCTCGAGCATGTCGAGGTACTGCCCGGCCATGAGCTCGGTCCGCATCCGGTCGAAGACCACGCGGCCGCGGGTCACCGCCTCCGCGGGCAGCCCGCACGAGGCGAGGACCTCGTCCGACCAGGACAGGCACAGGTCGCCCGCCAGGACGGCGCCTGCCATGCCGTAGCGCTCGGTGTCGCCGTGCCACCCGGAGCCGCGGTGCAGCTGGGCGAAGCGGCGGTGGACGGCGGGCCGGCCGCGGCGGGTGTCGGAGTCGTCCATGACGTCGTCGTGGATGAGCGCGGCGGCCTGGAAGAGCTCGAGGCTGGTGACGGCCACGACGACCTCGTCGCAGTCGGCCCCGCCCGCGCCCCGCCAGCCCCAGTACGCGAACGCCGGCCGCAGCCGCTTGCCGCCGGCGAGCAGGTCGACGACGTACTCCACGAGCGGGGCGGCGTGGGGGCTGACGGCCTCCACGGTGGCGACCTGGCGGGCCAGGACGTCGTCGAGGGTCTTCTGGACCCGGGTGCGCAGCCCCTCGGTGTCGAGCACCGTGCGGGCGGCGAGCGCCCCGAGCGCGACCGGCGCGGTCGGCGGGCCGGCGGGCGCAGGGCTGTCCATGGCCCCCAATGTAGGTTCGCGCCGCCGGGCGGGCACCCCCGGCCCGTCCGTGCCCGCCCGCCTACGCTGGGTCCGTGCCCGAGGCCTCCGTCATGCCCCAGCGGCACCGCACCGTGCCGGAGGCCCTCGACGCCGCCCGCGCGGAGGGCCGCCCCGCGCTGTCGTTCGAGTTCTTCCCCCCGCGCGACGAGGCGGGGGAGCGGGTGCTGTGGCAGGCGGTGCGCCGCGTGGAGACCGTGCGGCCGGACTTCGTCTCGGTGACCTACGGCGCCGGCGGCGGGACCCAGGACCGGACCGTGCGCGCCACCCAGCGCATCGCCCGTGAGAGCTCGCTCGCCCCGGTCGCGCACCTGACCTGCGTCGGCCGGACCACCGCCCAGCTGCGGCAGGTGATCGGCGCCTACGCCGACTCCGGCGTGCGCAGCGTCCTCGCGCTGCGGGGCGACCCGCCGGGCGGGCCCGGCACGCCGTGGGAGCGGACACCGGGCGGGCTGGACCGCGCCATCGAGCTCGTCGAGCTCGTGGCCGGCCTCGGGACCTTCGCGGTCGGCGTCGCCGCCTTCCCCGACGGGCACCCCGAGTCCACCTCGGGCGCGCACGACGCCCGCGTGCTCGCCCTCAAGGCCCGCGCCGGCGCCCGGTTCGCCATCACGCAGTTCTTCTTCGACCCCGACGCCTACGTGCG
This region includes:
- the crtI gene encoding phytoene desaturase family protein — its product is MSAVLTPARLAGWLPGRVRTVHGPTDHVVVVGAGLAGLSAAMRIAGAGRKVTLLEREDIAGGRAGLVVKDAPDGSGQYRFDNGPTVLTMPDLIADCFDALGEDMHDWLDLEPVSPLYRAFYADGSHLDVHADTEAMCEEIGRVIGPDEAAGYRRYVDFVAKLYRYEMRDFIDRNIDTPLDLLTPNLARLAAIGGFGKLAPKVEQFLKDPRTQRVYSFQALYAGVSPYDALAIYAVIAYMDSVAGVFAAKGGMNAIPQAMAAAAEKHGVDIRYGTTVTKVEHTGGRATAVITSTGERIAGDTFVLNPDLPVAHRDLLGKSHWRSKQLTYSPSCYLMLAGSNRSYDFTAHHNIHFGEQWKGVFDDLTHGRLMSDPSILVSRPTASDPSLAPAGKEIYYVLFPTPNMTAGIDWAESAPRYREHVISQLESRGYEGFGDAIEVEDVTTPLEWEQRGMQAGAPFASAHTFSQTGPFRPGNLWGENVVFTGSGTQPGVGVPMVLVSGRLAAERVLGKDKAYRSRAWRSI
- a CDS encoding polyprenyl synthetase family protein, encoding MDSPAPAGPPTAPVALGALAARTVLDTEGLRTRVQKTLDDVLARQVATVEAVSPHAAPLVEYVVDLLAGGKRLRPAFAYWGWRGAGGADCDEVVVAVTSLELFQAAALIHDDVMDDSDTRRGRPAVHRRFAQLHRGSGWHGDTERYGMAGAVLAGDLCLSWSDEVLASCGLPAEAVTRGRVVFDRMRTELMAGQYLDMLEQATMGTTDDDPVESARTVIRYKSAKYTIEHPLLLGGTLAGAPDSLLAAYSGYGLPLGEAFQLRDDLLGVFGDPSETGKPAGDDLREGKRTVLVALAMERATPAQASQVRRLLGDPGLGTEGVATLREILLDTGAADRVEALIARDVEAATAALARADVADDARTVLEGLVVAATARST
- the metF gene encoding methylenetetrahydrofolate reductase [NAD(P)H], whose amino-acid sequence is MPEASVMPQRHRTVPEALDAARAEGRPALSFEFFPPRDEAGERVLWQAVRRVETVRPDFVSVTYGAGGGTQDRTVRATQRIARESSLAPVAHLTCVGRTTAQLRQVIGAYADSGVRSVLALRGDPPGGPGTPWERTPGGLDRAIELVELVAGLGTFAVGVAAFPDGHPESTSGAHDARVLALKARAGARFAITQFFFDPDAYVRMVDAVAAQGVDLPVLPGIMPVTNLRQVERFAQLSGTPLPADLVARLEAVRDDPAAVRRVGIEAATLLCERLLAAGAPGLHFYTLNSSTATLEVCADLGLAGARTTVG